From a single Sorghum bicolor cultivar BTx623 chromosome 5, Sorghum_bicolor_NCBIv3, whole genome shotgun sequence genomic region:
- the LOC8082069 gene encoding receptor kinase-like protein Xa21 yields the protein MSHIAIHSNSILPLLAFISIHFLALCQYTSPAALNESSALLCLKSQLRDPSGALASWRDDSPAFCQWHGVTCGSRQQASRVIALDLESENIAGSIFPCVANLSFLERIHMPNNQLDGQISPDIGQLTQLRYLNLSMNSLRGEIPEALSACSHLETIDLDSNSLQGEIPPSLARCSSLQTVILGYNNLQGSIPPQLGLLPSLYTLFLPSNNLTGSIPEFLGQSKNLTWVNLQNNSLTGWIPPALFNCTSLHYIDLSHNALSGSVPPFLQASSSALNYLSLYENNLSGEIPSSLGNLSSLAFLLLSHNSLGGRVPESLGKLKTLQALDLSYNNLSGTVAPAIYNISSLNFLGLGANQIVGTLPTSIGNTLTSITELILEGSRFEGPIPASLANATNLQYLDLRSNAFTGVIPSLGSLTLLSYLDLGANRLEAGDWSFMSSLVNCTQLKNLWLDRNNLQGTISTYITNIPKSLEIMVLKHNQFSGSIPSEIGKFTNLTVIQLDNNFLSGEIPDTLGNLQNMSILTISKNQFSREIPRSIGKLEQLTELLFNENNLTGLIPSSLEGCKQLTTLNLSSNSLYGGIPRELFSISTLSVGLDLSNNKLTGDIPFEIGGLINLNSLSLSNNRLSGEIPSTLGQCLLLESLHLQANNLQGSIPDSFINLKGITVMDLSQNNLSGRIPDFLESLSSLQILNLSLNDLEGPVPGGGIFAKPNDVYIQGNNKLCATSPDLQVPQCLTSRPQRKKHAYILAVLVSLASVAAVAMACVAVIILKKRRKGKQLTSQSLKELKNFSYGDLFKATDGFSPNSIVGSGRFGLVYKGQFKVEECAVAIKVFRLDQFGAPSNFLSECEALRNIRHRNLIRVISVCSTFDPTGNEFKALILEYMVNGNLESWLHQKEYTESTKRPLSLGTRIAIAADIAAALDYLHNRCTPPLVHRDLKPSNVLLNDEMVASLSDFGLAKFLSVDFSTGFDNSSSAVGPRGSIGYIAPEYGMGCKISVGSDIYSYGIILLEIITGRRPTDDMFKDGVNIRNFVESSLPLNIHNILEPNLTGYHEGEDGGQEMVEMQHCAMQLANLGLKCSEMSPKDRPKTEEVYAEMLAIKEEFSTLCSLGSVSMLL from the exons ATGTCTCACATAGCCATCCACAGCAATTCCATCCTGCCGCTGCTTGCTTTCATCTCCATCCATTTCCTTGCCCTGTGTCAATACACATCACCCGCCGCACTGAATGAATCCAGTGCTCTCCTCTGTCTCAAATCTCAGCTCCGTGACCCATCAGGTGCATTGGCCTCATGGAGAGATGACTCCCCTGCATTCTGCCAGTGGCATGGGGTGACATGCGGCAGCAGACAGCAGGCATCTCGAGTCATTGCACTGGACCTTGAATCCGAGAACATCGCTGGCAGCATTTTCCCTTGCGTCGCCAACCTCAGCTTCCTTGAAAGGATCCACATGCCCAACAACCAGCTCGATGGTCAGATTTCTCCTGACATCGGCCAGCTAACCCAGCTTCGGTACCTCAACCTCAGCATGAACTCCCTTCGTGGTGAGATACCAGAGGCATTATCTGCATGTTCCCATCTTGAGACAATCGACCTTGATAGCAATTCCCTCCAAGGTGAGATCCCTCCAAGTCTTGCCCGGTGCTCATCCCTTCAGACTGTTATTCTTGGCTACAACAATCTTCAGGGAAGCATCCCTCCACAGCTTGGCTTGCTTCCCAGTCTCTACACGCTGTTTCTCCCCAGCAATAATCTCACAGGAAGCATTCCTGAATTTCTTGGGCAGAGTAAAAACCTGACATGGGTGAATCTTCAGAACAACAGCCTTACTGGATGGATACCCCCTGCTCTGTTCAACTGCACGTCTCTTCATTACATAGATCTCTCACACAATGCTCTTTCTGGGTCTGTCCCACCTTTCTTGCAGGCATCTTCCTCGGCACTGAATTACCTTAGCTTATACGAGAATAATCTCTCTGGAGAGATTCCTAGCTCACTTGGTAATCTTTCTTCCTTGGCTTTCTTACTGCTTTCTCATAACAGTTTAGGAGGAAGGGTTCCAGAGAGCTTAGGTAAGCTTAAAACCCTGCAAGCACTAGACCTCAGCTATAACAACTTGTCAGGCACCGTTGCACCTGCAATTTATAACATCTCCTCTCTTAATTTTCTTGGACTTGGGGCCAACCAAATTGTTGGTACGCTTCCCACCAGTATCGGCAACACCCTTACAAGCATCACAGAGCTGATATTAGAAGGGAGCAGGTTTGAAGGTCCAATTCCAGCTTCACTGGCCAATGCCACAAATTTGCAATATCTAGATCTCCGTAGCAACGCATTCACAGGTGTTATTCCTTCACTGGGATCCCTGACCTTGTTGAGTTACCTAGATCTAGGTGCAAATAGACTTGAAGCTGGAGATTGGTCTTTCATGTCCTCTCTAGTCAACTGCACACAGTTAAAGAATTTATGGTTAGATAGAAACAACCTCCAAGGTACAATATCTACTTATATCACCAATATCCCAAAAAGCTTAGAGATCATGGTTCTAAAACATAACCAATTCTCAGGTTCTATACCATCAGAGATAGGAAAGTTCACGAATCTCACAGTAATTCAGTTAGATAATAATTTTCTTTCAGGGGAAATTCCAGACACGCTTGGGAACCTCCAAAACATGTCTATTCTGACCATATCCAAAAACCAATTTTCCAGAGAAATCCCAAGATCAATTGGGAAGCTAGAGCAGCTTACTGAACTTCTTTTCAACGAAAATAATTTGACCGGGCTCATACCTTCTAGTTTAGAGGGCTGCAAACAACTGACAACACTCAATCTTTCTTCCAATAGCTTGTACGGAGGCATTCCACGGGAACTCTTTTCGATATCTACACTTTCTGTTGGCTTAGACTTGTCTAACAACAAACTCACTGGAGACATACCGTTTGAGATTGGTGGATTGATCAATCTGAATTCACTCAGTCTTTCCAACAATAGATTATCAGGAGAGATCCCCTCCACACTTGGTCAGTGCCTTCTTCTGGAGTCACTCCACTTACAAGCAAATAATCTGCAAGGAAGCATCCCAGATTCTTTCATCAACTTAAAAGGCATCACTGTTATGGATCTTTCACAGaataatttgtctggtagaatTCCTGATTTTTTGGAGTCACTTAGCTCTTTACAGATTCTAAATCTATCCCTCAATGACCTTGAGGGCCCTGTCCCTGGAGGTGGCATCTTTGCTAAACCAAATGATGTGTACATCCAAGGAAACAATAAGTTGTGTGCAACGTCTCCAGATCTACAAGTACCACAGTGCTTGACATCAAGACCCCAAAGAAAGAAGCATGCCTACATTTTAGCTGTTCTGGTTTCACTTGCTAGTGTAGCTGCAGTCGCAATGGCGTGTGTTGCTGTCATTATtttgaagaagagaaggaaaggaaAGCAACTAACCAGCCAGTCATTAAAGGAGCTAAAGAATTTCTCGTATGGTGATTTATTCAAAGCAACAGATGGTTTCTCTCCTAACAGTATTGTTGGATCCGGAAGATTTGGATTGGTGTACAAAGGTCAATTCAAGGTTGAAGAATGTGCAGTTGCCATAAAGGTATTCAGGCTCGACCAATTTGGAGCACCAAGTAACTTCCTTTCTGAATGTGAGGCATTGAGAAATATTCGCCATCGGAATCTTATAAGAGTGATTAGTGTATGTTCAACGTTTGATCCAACTGGAAATGAATTCAAAGCACTCATTCTTGAGTACATGGTAAATGGTAACCTAGAAAGCTGGCTCCATCAGAAAGAGTACACAGAAAGCACAAAGAGACCATTGAGTTTAGGCACACGAATAGCAATAGCTGCGGATATTGCTGCTGCATTGGACTATCTTCATAATCGATGCACTCCTCCTTTGGTACATCGTGATCTGAAACCAAGCAATGTCCTTTTGAATGATGAAATGGTTGCATCTCTCAGTGATTTCGGTCTTGCAAAGTTTCTTTCTGTTGACTTTTCAACAGGATTCGATAATTCATCAAGTGCTGTAGGACCGAGAGGATCTATCGGATATATTGCACCAG AGTATGGCATGGGGTGCAAAATCTCAGTTGGGAGTGACATCTACAGCTATGGAATTATTCTGCTGGAGATTATTACAGGAAGGCGACCAACAGATGACATGTTTAAGGATGGTGTAAACATCCGCAACTTTGTGGAGTCATCACTTCCACTGAATATCCATAACATTTTAGAACCAAATCTCACTGGATATCATGAAGGTGAAGACGGAGGACAGGAAATGGTTGAGATGCAGCACTGTGCAATGCAACTCGCAAATCTTGGTCTGAAATGTTCTGAGATGTCACCCAAGGATCGGCCAAAAACAGAGGAGGTTTATGCTGAAATGTTGGCCATCAAAGAAGAATTTTCAACATTGTGCTCATTGGGAAGTGTATCTATGTTACTGTAA